The following coding sequences lie in one Pseudomonas monsensis genomic window:
- the pssA gene encoding CDP-diacylglycerol--serine O-phosphatidyltransferase: MSERPEEPNKASDAESLLPIDEHIEEGHDAEGRKVRHRGIYLLPNLFTTANLFAGFYSIINSMSAQAALSAGDSANASKYFAFAAIAIFVAMVLDGLDGRVARMTNTQSAFGAEYDSLSDMVAFGVAPALLAFGWALGDMGKVGWMVAFIYVAGAALRLARFNTQVGTADKRYFIGLASPAAAGVVAGIVWAFSDYGIQGSKMSFLVALMVAAAGMLMVSNIKYNSFKELDLKGRVPFVAILAVVLVFAVVFSDPPRILLLVFLAYAASGPVQYLLHLRRHKKAE, translated from the coding sequence ATGAGCGAACGTCCCGAAGAGCCGAACAAGGCTTCTGACGCCGAAAGCCTGCTGCCCATCGATGAACACATCGAAGAAGGGCACGACGCAGAAGGTCGTAAAGTCCGGCATCGTGGTATCTATCTGCTGCCGAACCTGTTCACCACGGCGAACCTGTTTGCCGGGTTCTATTCCATCATCAACTCGATGAGCGCCCAGGCGGCCCTGAGCGCTGGCGATTCGGCGAATGCGAGCAAGTATTTCGCCTTCGCTGCGATCGCGATCTTCGTTGCCATGGTGCTCGACGGTCTCGACGGCCGGGTTGCGCGCATGACCAATACGCAAAGTGCTTTTGGCGCCGAGTACGACTCGCTGTCGGACATGGTTGCCTTTGGCGTCGCGCCGGCGCTGCTGGCTTTCGGCTGGGCGTTGGGTGACATGGGCAAGGTCGGCTGGATGGTTGCCTTCATCTATGTAGCGGGCGCGGCGTTGCGTCTGGCACGTTTCAACACCCAGGTTGGCACCGCAGACAAACGTTACTTCATCGGCCTGGCCAGTCCGGCAGCCGCCGGTGTGGTGGCCGGTATCGTCTGGGCATTCAGCGATTACGGCATCCAGGGTTCGAAAATGTCGTTCCTGGTCGCGTTGATGGTCGCGGCTGCCGGCATGCTGATGGTCAGCAATATCAAGTACAACAGCTTTAAAGAGCTGGACTTGAAAGGGCGCGTGCCGTTCGTGGCAATCCTTGCGGTGGTGCTGGTGTTCGCCGTGGTCTTCAGTGATCCACCGCGCATTCTGCTGCTGGTGTTCCTCGCCTACGCTGCTTCCGGCCCGGTGCAATACCTGTTGCATCTTCGTCGGCACAAAAAAGCCGAGTGA
- the ilvC gene encoding ketol-acid reductoisomerase: MKVFYDKDCDLSIIQGKKVAIIGYGSQGHAQACNLKDSGVDVTVGLRKGSATVAKAEAHGLKVTDVAAAVAGADLVMILTPDEFQSQLYKNEIEPNIKKGATLAFSHGFAIHYNQVVPRADLDVIMIAPKAPGHTVRSEFVKGGGIPDLIAIYQDASGNAKNVALSYAAGVGGGRTGIIETTFKDETETDLFGEQAVLCGGTVELVKAGFETLVEAGYAPEMAYFECLHELKLIVDLMYEGGIANMNYSISNNAEYGEYVTGPEVINAESRQAMRNALKRIQDGEYAKMFISEGATGYPSMTAKRRNNAAHGIEIIGEQLRSMMPWIGANKIVDKAKN; the protein is encoded by the coding sequence AAGCGTGCAACCTGAAAGATTCCGGTGTCGACGTTACCGTTGGTCTGCGTAAAGGTTCGGCCACCGTTGCCAAAGCTGAAGCTCACGGCCTGAAAGTGACCGACGTGGCTGCCGCTGTTGCCGGCGCCGACCTGGTCATGATCCTGACCCCGGACGAGTTCCAGTCCCAGCTCTACAAGAACGAAATCGAGCCGAACATCAAGAAGGGCGCCACCCTGGCCTTCTCCCACGGCTTCGCGATCCACTACAACCAGGTTGTTCCGCGTGCCGACCTCGACGTGATCATGATCGCGCCGAAAGCCCCGGGCCACACCGTACGTTCCGAGTTCGTCAAAGGCGGCGGTATCCCTGACCTGATCGCGATCTACCAGGACGCTTCGGGCAACGCCAAAAACGTTGCACTGTCCTACGCTGCTGGCGTTGGTGGCGGTCGTACCGGCATCATCGAAACCACGTTCAAAGACGAGACCGAAACCGACCTGTTCGGCGAACAAGCCGTTCTGTGCGGCGGTACCGTTGAGCTGGTAAAAGCCGGTTTCGAAACTCTGGTTGAAGCTGGCTACGCGCCGGAAATGGCCTACTTCGAGTGCTTGCACGAACTGAAGCTGATCGTTGACCTCATGTACGAAGGCGGTATCGCCAACATGAACTACTCGATCTCCAACAACGCCGAGTACGGCGAGTACGTGACCGGTCCGGAAGTGATCAACGCCGAATCCCGTCAGGCCATGCGCAATGCCCTGAAACGCATTCAGGACGGCGAATACGCCAAAATGTTCATCAGCGAAGGCGCAACCGGCTACCCTTCGATGACCGCCAAGCGTCGTAACAACGCCGCTCACGGTATCGAAATCATCGGCGAGCAACTGCGCTCCATGATGCCGTGGATCGGTGCCAACAAGATCGTCGACAAAGCCAAAAACTAA